A single genomic interval of Amycolatopsis albispora harbors:
- the mltG gene encoding endolytic transglycosylase MltG: MPPETVQPRAGGRRRLREQDEPVRRDGEARMPPPREGGGRRRLRAEEPPSRPEPAPPRRRHRYVDADEDSLATPQLGVPAAAEPQPPRRASARPPVQPVRRPRAEPAAPPPRAETPAPPPRAEVPPPPRAETPAPPPPRRRPTPPPAPPQPAPDDRPTEVIDADQVARYAREPDPEPVPEFDDRRRDRDEYESFTDDEFYDDDYYDEDEYADYDDEDRAAPERIGEEPPDGPPPRRKRGKRAFGWIAAILVIVVVGGAAWFGAQELLGFGYDDFEGTGETDVLVEVAEGDSTNAIATKMTQAGVVASQKAFVEAAEDESKVRSIQPGYYQMKTKMSGSSAVGKLVDPASRKGILQIRGGTQLDDITQPDGKVTDGVFALLSKASCATVNGASTCVPVEELRRVSETADLATLGVPDWAREGAGKVEPKRRLEGLIQPGVYDVKPGWDATQLLTEVLKVSTVRLQAAGLPKIADGTGKSPYEILVIASIVEREGVQQDFTKIARVIYNRLEDNMRLEMDSTINYVLDRPIVTTTPEDRAKAGAYNTYQNKGLTPGPISSASKEAIDAAAKPAEGEMLFFVKCEKNGLSCFAETLEEHNQNRNLAKERGAY; this comes from the coding sequence GTGCCGCCCGAGACTGTCCAGCCGCGTGCCGGCGGCCGCCGGCGGTTGCGCGAGCAGGACGAGCCGGTCCGCCGCGACGGCGAAGCCCGCATGCCACCGCCTCGCGAAGGCGGTGGTCGCCGGCGCCTGCGAGCCGAGGAACCGCCCTCACGCCCCGAGCCCGCGCCCCCGCGGCGCCGCCACCGCTACGTCGATGCCGACGAGGATTCGCTCGCCACGCCGCAGCTCGGCGTTCCCGCCGCGGCGGAACCGCAGCCGCCGCGCCGCGCGAGCGCGCGCCCGCCGGTTCAACCAGTTCGACGCCCGCGGGCCGAGCCTGCCGCGCCGCCGCCGCGTGCCGAGACGCCCGCGCCGCCCCCTCGGGCCGAGGTCCCCCCGCCGCCGCGGGCCGAGACCCCGGCGCCGCCCCCGCCGCGGCGCCGCCCCACCCCGCCCCCGGCCCCGCCGCAGCCCGCACCGGACGATCGCCCGACCGAGGTGATCGACGCCGATCAGGTGGCGCGATACGCCCGCGAACCGGACCCTGAACCGGTGCCCGAATTCGACGACCGCCGCCGTGACCGCGACGAGTACGAGAGCTTCACCGACGACGAGTTCTACGACGACGACTACTACGACGAAGACGAGTACGCCGACTACGACGACGAAGACCGGGCGGCACCGGAGCGCATCGGCGAGGAACCGCCCGACGGCCCGCCTCCGCGCCGCAAGCGCGGCAAGCGCGCGTTCGGCTGGATCGCCGCGATCCTGGTGATCGTCGTGGTCGGGGGTGCGGCCTGGTTCGGCGCGCAGGAACTGCTCGGGTTCGGCTACGACGACTTCGAGGGCACCGGCGAGACCGACGTGCTGGTCGAGGTTGCCGAGGGCGACTCCACCAACGCGATCGCCACGAAGATGACCCAGGCCGGCGTGGTCGCCAGCCAGAAGGCCTTCGTCGAGGCCGCCGAGGACGAGTCGAAGGTCCGCAGCATCCAGCCCGGCTACTACCAGATGAAAACGAAGATGTCGGGCAGCAGCGCGGTGGGCAAGCTGGTCGACCCCGCTTCGCGCAAGGGCATCCTGCAGATCCGCGGCGGCACGCAGCTCGACGACATCACCCAGCCCGACGGCAAGGTCACCGACGGCGTGTTCGCACTGCTGTCGAAGGCGTCCTGCGCGACGGTCAACGGCGCGAGCACCTGCGTTCCGGTCGAGGAACTGCGCAGGGTGTCCGAAACCGCCGACCTGGCCACGCTCGGCGTGCCCGACTGGGCGCGCGAGGGCGCGGGCAAGGTCGAACCGAAACGACGCCTCGAAGGGCTCATCCAGCCCGGCGTGTACGACGTGAAGCCCGGCTGGGACGCCACCCAGCTGCTCACCGAGGTGCTGAAGGTGTCGACCGTCCGCCTCCAGGCGGCCGGCCTGCCGAAGATCGCCGACGGTACCGGGAAGTCGCCGTACGAGATCCTGGTGATCGCCTCGATCGTGGAGCGCGAAGGGGTCCAGCAGGACTTCACGAAGATCGCGCGGGTGATCTACAACCGGCTCGAGGACAACATGCGCCTGGAGATGGACTCGACCATCAACTACGTGCTCGACCGGCCGATCGTGACCACCACGCCGGAGGACCGGGCGAAGGCCGGTGCGTACAACACCTACCAGAACAAGGGCCTGACCCCGGGGCCGATCTCGTCGGCCAGCAAGGAAGCCATCGACGCGGCCGCGAAACCGGCCGAGGGCGAGATGCTGTTCTTCGTCAAGTGCGAGAAGAACGGGCTGTCCTGCTTCGCCGAAACCCTCGAAGAGCACAACCAGAACAGGAACCTCGCGAAGGAACGCGGTGCCTACTGA
- a CDS encoding shikimate dehydrogenase: protein MLGKPVSHSLSPVLHGAGYAALGMDGWRYDRIEVDADGLPAFIRDLGPEWAGFSVTMPGKRAALALADEVTERGRAVGAINTLVRRDGRWFADCTDVDGVTGALLAAGGYQPASGDTGVVLGAGGTAAATVVALAELGVRSVRLIVRDPARAGETVEAAERAGVAVDVSRWSETDFGDAVAKADVLVNTVPPAAIEPHLAELASASCLLDVIYHPWPTPLADAVAARGGRLATGLDMLLHQAFRQFEHITGRTAPREAMRDALREATGKILPLPLG from the coding sequence ATCCTCGGCAAACCGGTCTCGCATTCGCTGTCGCCCGTGCTGCACGGTGCGGGCTACGCGGCGCTCGGCATGGACGGCTGGCGCTACGACCGGATCGAAGTGGACGCCGACGGCCTGCCCGCGTTCATCCGCGACCTCGGTCCCGAATGGGCCGGGTTCTCGGTGACCATGCCCGGCAAGCGCGCCGCGCTCGCACTCGCCGACGAGGTGACCGAACGCGGCCGCGCGGTCGGTGCGATCAACACGCTCGTCCGCCGCGACGGCCGCTGGTTCGCCGACTGCACCGACGTCGACGGCGTGACCGGCGCCCTGCTCGCCGCGGGCGGCTACCAGCCGGCGAGCGGGGACACCGGGGTGGTGCTCGGCGCGGGCGGCACCGCGGCGGCGACCGTGGTCGCGCTGGCTGAACTCGGCGTGCGCTCGGTGCGGTTGATCGTCCGCGACCCGGCCAGGGCGGGGGAGACGGTCGAAGCGGCTGAACGCGCCGGCGTCGCCGTGGACGTCTCGCGCTGGTCCGAAACCGACTTCGGCGACGCGGTCGCGAAGGCGGACGTCCTGGTCAACACCGTGCCACCGGCCGCGATCGAGCCGCACCTGGCGGAGCTGGCGAGCGCGTCGTGCCTGCTGGACGTCATCTACCACCCGTGGCCGACGCCGCTCGCCGACGCGGTCGCCGCGCGGGGCGGCCGCCTGGCCACCGGGCTGGACATGTTGCTGCACCAAGCGTTCCGGCAGTTCGAGCACATCACCGGGCGGACCGCGCCGCGCGAGGCCATGCGCGACGCCCTCCGCGAGGCGACCGGAAAGATCTTGCCGCTGCCACTGGGCTGA
- a CDS encoding GrpB family protein yields MPKPDREKYSDSDVEAAWVDKPPVLNSTITLAEYDPTWPALYEREAARIRQVLGDTVVLIEHVGSTSVPGLCAKPIIDILLVVPDSDDEDAYVPRLEAAGYVLKIREPDWEKHRAFKGPDTNINLHVYSPDTKEIERYRVFRDRLRSNQDDRELYAATKRELAARKWKYIQNYADAKNDVVDEIMSRALGEAVSRREPVPSTPHDQYDNFAADYAEHARSNPYQELYDRPAILRLAGDVDGCRVLDVGCAAGHLTAALAERGADVTGLDGSPAMVDVAKREFGDRARFEQGDLAEPLAFDDGAFDLVTASLVLHYLEDWGPVLAEIRRVLRPGGALVMSVHHPEDWHWFDRPDYFRREQVTDQFPLGGREVDVRFYRRPLSQTFGALRAAGFTVDVIDEPMPLPECREVAPRAYASLTTTPRFLYFRALTPS; encoded by the coding sequence ATGCCGAAACCGGATCGCGAAAAGTACTCCGATTCCGACGTGGAAGCCGCCTGGGTGGACAAGCCGCCGGTGCTCAACTCCACCATCACGCTCGCCGAATACGACCCCACGTGGCCCGCGCTGTACGAGCGCGAGGCCGCCCGCATCAGACAGGTACTGGGGGACACGGTCGTGCTGATCGAACACGTCGGCTCGACCTCCGTGCCCGGCCTGTGCGCCAAGCCGATCATCGACATCCTGCTCGTGGTGCCCGACTCCGACGACGAGGACGCCTACGTCCCGCGCCTGGAAGCCGCCGGCTACGTGCTCAAGATCCGCGAACCCGACTGGGAGAAGCACCGCGCGTTCAAGGGCCCGGACACGAACATCAATCTGCACGTCTACTCACCCGACACCAAGGAGATCGAACGGTACCGGGTCTTCCGCGACCGCCTGCGGTCCAACCAGGACGACCGCGAGCTCTACGCCGCCACGAAGCGGGAGCTCGCCGCGCGGAAGTGGAAGTACATCCAGAACTACGCCGACGCCAAGAACGACGTGGTCGACGAGATCATGAGCCGCGCGCTCGGCGAGGCGGTGTCGCGCCGCGAGCCCGTGCCGTCCACCCCGCACGACCAGTACGACAACTTCGCCGCGGACTACGCGGAGCACGCGCGGTCCAATCCGTACCAGGAGCTGTACGACCGGCCCGCGATCCTGAGGCTGGCAGGCGACGTTGACGGGTGCCGCGTGCTCGACGTCGGCTGCGCCGCCGGGCATCTCACCGCCGCGCTCGCCGAGCGCGGCGCCGACGTGACCGGTCTCGACGGCAGCCCCGCGATGGTCGACGTGGCGAAACGCGAGTTCGGCGACCGCGCCCGGTTCGAGCAGGGCGACCTGGCTGAACCGCTCGCCTTCGACGACGGCGCGTTCGACCTGGTGACCGCGTCGCTGGTGCTGCACTACCTGGAGGACTGGGGGCCGGTGCTCGCCGAGATCCGGCGGGTGCTGCGCCCGGGCGGCGCCCTGGTCATGTCGGTGCACCACCCCGAGGACTGGCACTGGTTCGACCGGCCCGACTACTTCCGCCGCGAGCAGGTGACCGACCAGTTCCCGCTCGGCGGCCGCGAGGTCGACGTGCGGTTCTACCGCCGTCCGCTGAGCCAGACCTTCGGCGCGCTGCGGGCGGCCGGCTTCACCGTGGACGTCATCGACGAGCCGATGCCCCTGCCGGAATGCCGCGAGGTCGCGCCACGGGCGTACGCCTCGCTCACCACCACGCCGCGCTTCCTCTACTTCCGCGCGCTCACTCCGTCGTAG
- a CDS encoding endonuclease/exonuclease/phosphatase family protein produces the protein MTSVLAATALVAAGAPATADSTAAKSVRFATFNASLNRAQAGQLVADLSTPDNAQAREAAEVIQRNRPDVLLVNEFDYVPGNAAADLFRRNYLNIGQNGAAPIDYPYAFTAPSNTGVSTGFDLDRNGKVEGGNDAHGFGTFEGQYGMLVLSKYPIDTAAARTFQRFRWADMPGALLPDDPATPAKGDWYSPEILDVLRLSSKSHWDLPVRVAGSDVHFLVSHPTPPVFDGPEDRNGTKNHDEVRFWADYVTPGKGAYIYDDRGGRGGLGPRDRFVVAGDNNADQYDGDGIDGGIERLLQAPRVIDPHPGSLGGAQAAREQGGANATHRGPAFLDTGDFADNTPGNLRVDYVLPSHGLLPWRAEVFWPLPDSPLARLNDVSDHHLVRVDVLVPRWF, from the coding sequence TTGACGTCCGTACTCGCGGCGACCGCTCTGGTCGCGGCAGGCGCCCCAGCGACCGCGGATTCGACCGCGGCCAAGAGCGTCCGGTTCGCCACGTTCAACGCGTCGCTGAACCGCGCGCAGGCCGGGCAGCTGGTCGCCGACCTGTCCACTCCGGACAACGCGCAGGCCCGCGAAGCCGCCGAGGTCATCCAGCGCAACCGGCCCGACGTGCTGCTGGTCAACGAGTTCGACTACGTGCCCGGCAACGCCGCCGCCGACCTGTTCCGGCGGAACTACCTGAACATCGGGCAGAACGGCGCGGCGCCGATCGACTACCCGTACGCGTTCACCGCGCCGTCCAACACCGGCGTGTCCACCGGGTTCGACCTGGACCGGAACGGCAAGGTCGAGGGTGGCAACGACGCCCACGGCTTCGGCACGTTCGAAGGCCAGTACGGCATGCTCGTGCTGTCGAAGTACCCGATCGACACCGCCGCGGCACGCACCTTCCAGCGGTTCCGCTGGGCCGACATGCCGGGCGCGCTGCTGCCGGACGACCCGGCCACGCCGGCGAAGGGCGACTGGTACTCGCCGGAGATCCTCGACGTGCTGCGCCTGTCGTCGAAGTCCCACTGGGACCTCCCGGTCCGCGTCGCCGGCTCGGACGTGCACTTCCTGGTCTCCCACCCGACGCCGCCGGTGTTCGACGGACCGGAGGACCGCAACGGCACGAAGAACCACGACGAGGTCCGGTTCTGGGCGGACTACGTCACGCCGGGCAAGGGCGCGTACATCTACGACGACCGCGGCGGCCGCGGTGGGCTCGGCCCGCGCGACCGGTTCGTCGTGGCCGGGGACAACAACGCCGACCAGTACGACGGTGACGGCATCGACGGCGGGATCGAGCGCCTGCTGCAAGCGCCGCGTGTGATCGACCCGCACCCGGGCAGCCTCGGTGGCGCGCAGGCCGCGCGCGAGCAGGGCGGCGCGAACGCCACGCACCGCGGCCCCGCCTTCCTCGACACCGGTGACTTCGCCGACAACACGCCCGGCAACCTCCGCGTCGACTACGTGCTGCCGTCGCACGGGCTGCTCCCGTGGCGCGCCGAGGTGTTCTGGCCGCTGCCGGACTCGCCGCTGGCCAGGCTCAACGACGTCTCCGACCACCACCTGGTGCGGGTCGACGTGCTGGTACCCCGGTGGTTCTGA